The window GTATGTTCCAGTAGCTCGACAAGTTCCTCCAAGGGATACAATTTTTATCAAAGATAACTGATAAAAATAAAAGCAGCTCATAAAAAGAGACTGATCGCTATGGAACAGTCTCTTAGTATCAATGATATTTTCTGTATTGCATTTTAATTATGCTGCAGACACCAATGCAAGATCTTGGCTATATTTCGTGCATCATCTACACCTCTGTGATGAGTACCATCTAGTTTAAATCCAAGTTCATTCAGCGCTCTTTGCATTCCTACGCTTTTTCTTATGGTAGGGTGAGTTTGCCCGAATAATGTTTTGACATTGATATGATCATCACTTAACGGATAATCCAGATAAAATCTTCTGGCCTGGTTCTGGAGCATATTCAGATCATAGTTTCCATAGCTTGCCCAGGTTAAATCTTCTGAATCATATTCTGCTCTCAGAATATCGAATGCATCATCCAGCATGATTCCCTCGGTATCCAGCATATTTTGGGTAAGCGTAGTAAGTTCCGTACAGAACGGGCTTACTTTTGAATATTGAGGTTTTATTAAAATCCCTTCATTTTGTGAGATCTTACCGGTTTTTGTGTTCATAATACAAACTCCGATTTCGATGATCTCACTTTCCTGACCTCTCGGCGGGTATTTTTCCCAACATGTGGCTTCAAGGTCTATAATGAGTATATTTTCTGTTGTTTTCATTGTTTTTTATTTAAGGTTAAAAGATGGAAGCGATGTATTATTTTAAGTTTGTTGCTTCCATCCAGATGATTACTCCAAAATCTTATTAAGAATTTTGGCTGTATTATAAGCATCGTCTGCTCCGCTGTGATGATTTCCGTCGAAATTCATTTTCAGATGATCCAGGGCTCTTTTCAGTCCAATAGATTTATACAGTCTGAAATGTCTTTTGAATTCATACATCACATTAAGGTATTGTCCTGAAAAAGGATTTTCTATCCCGAGCCAATCGCACTGTTCGATGATCTGTTCTCTATCGAAGTTTCCATATCCGGCCCAGGTGAGAGCTTCAGGATTGTACTCACCCCTGATTTTCTCACAGGCTTCTTCGAAATAGATTCCTTTTTCTTCTATTAATTGCGGAGTAATTCCAGTTAGCTTTGTGCAGAATCTATTGATTTCTGATCTTTCAGGAATGACATAAATGCTTTGTTTTTGAGAAATAGTATTGGATATAAGATTCAACTTACAAATTCCCATTTCTATAATATCAACTTTCTGTCCGATTGGAATCCTGTCGTTATCCCAACAGGTTGCTTCCAAATCGACAATTATGATTTCATTGGTTGTTTTCATGGTTGTGTAAAATGTGTTAATGGGAACAGGATAAAGTCAATAAATAAAGTCATAAAGAACCTGGATACCATAAATATGGCATCATTTAGCTATTGATCTATTTTCAGTTTAAATTCTTTCTCCCAGACTCTCCTGTCTATTACTCCCGAGGGGCAAATGGTGGTGTCCATTTTTTCTTTTTCATGATTTCCTTGACTTCTTCGTAGGATATTGGATAAAAATCGTGGCAATCTACTCCTACGTCGAAACTCAATGCCATTTCATCATCCGGCAAGGTTCCGTGTGAATGTCCGTATAACTGCCAGACTCCACGATGTGAGCCATTCCAGGTACGCATGGCGTAATGGAAGAGAATAATTTTCTGTTTTCCGTTGCTATTATCAGGTTCATCAATTTTCAATTCATGATAATCTCTGATGGAGGCGAATCGTTTAGGATACGTTAAAGCAGCCCCCTCGTGATTCCCCTTGATCAAATGGATATTTCCGTTCAGCTGATCTAAGATTTCCTTTGTAAAGTCTGGCTTTCCAAGACTGAAATCTCCTAAATGGTAGACGGTATCTCCCGGATTGATTCTTTCATTCCATCTTTTGATCAGTTCCTGATTCATATGTTCCATAGACTCAAAGGGTCTTTCGGAAAATTTTATAATATTTTCGTGACCAAAGTGATGGTCGGCTGTGAAAAATATATTGGGTTTCATTGTTTTATTTTTTTGTTACCACCCCGTCAAATCTACGATTTGACACCCCTCCGGAGGAGGGGAATATCACGTCTTCAACTGAAATTATTGTGAAGGGTGGAATCTTAATTTTTTTAATTTTGAAATGCTTGATAAAAAGCAGTTTCAATTTCTTGTTGATCGTTTTCAGTATATCTTCTTGAAAAATGGATAGGAACGGCTTCTTTCACCTTACATTCCTTCATAATCTTTCCAGATGCAGAGGCAAAGCTGTGGTAATTGATCTTCGCAAATTCCTGATCCGAATCTTTATAAAATGTTTCAATATAGACTTTATCTGCATCATTGAAGACTTCTTTTATCTTTTTATAATTGTCTTCATCAGCAGCATGATCCATAATTACTCCTAATTTGTAACCTTCATTTCTGGTTAACAAATGAAACAAATCTGATGCTTTATACAAAGTTCCTTCTATTTCGATTTCTTTATCCGAGTCATTATTTTCAAAGGCCACTTTCAGTTCACTGATCCATTTTCCTTTCTTAAAATCAGAAGCATTTTCATGAAAAGTAATAGAATCTCTTTCCTTAAACAGGTAAGCAATAGAATCTGTTTTGTGGTCCAGAATTGCAAAATCTACATTTACATATTCATCTTCAAAAAGGAAATCCTGAGTCTTTACAAATTCAAGGTTCCAATAAGGAGGACGAAGGGTATAAACATTGATTTCTTCTTTAGAAACAATTTCACGGATCTCATACTCAATAGCATCTTCTGCTATTAAATTCCAGGTATAGGATTTTAATCTTGCTTCAATTTGCTGATGAATATTTTTTGGTCCACAGATCACAACTTTTTCTCCGCTTCCAATCTGATGTCTGAAAATTCCGTCAAAATTGGAAAAATGATCGATATGCGTATGGCTGATCAATATCGCTGATATCGCCTGTGCTTCCTTTACCGTTAATAAACTTGCTTCTCCACAATCACACAAATAGTGCTTTGCTGAGTTGGGAACTTTTATTAATATACTGATGTCTTCTTTTAAAAGACTTTTTATTTCTGCCTGTAACATTGTTTTTCTTTTTTAAACCACCCCATCAAAAATTTTTAATTTTTGCCACCCCTTCATTGGAGGGGAATTTTCACGTCTTCAACTGAGATACTTGTAAAAATACCTGTTTCTATCCATTTCTCAGGTATATTTGAATGCTTTCAATCTATGTGCATAATGACATGCTTGGCTTTTTAAGTTGTGGTTGCATTTATATATATAAAAGTTCCGGTAAAATAAATTACCGAAACTTCATCTTTATTTAAACAATAAGTTCTTTTATCGCTTTTCTATGTATACCAAAATCAGATTTCCTGATCTTACACATACGATTATCCGCTGTATGATGGAAAACAATACCTTCCATATTATTCTCAGGATTGCTCAGAAAGTTTTTGATACATTCAAAATCCAGACTTTCTAAACTAAGAATATTATTTCCGTGCTTTACTAATAAATGACCTTTAATATTTTCAGGGTTCCCCTGTACTTTCTCCCCAATAAGTTCGTAAGTACCTTCTTCCACCTTGCCCGATTCGGCCAACGCATTAAAACCTTCCCAGAAGTACTGATCATCTTTTTTCTCCATGCTACACTCAACCCAATGCGGATGATGGCCTGTAGTAAGATCTGCTTCCTGACATGGAATTGCACCTTCAGGAGCTGTTTTACCTTTTTTGGCATCGTATCTTTTGTATAATTTACCATTGATCACCGCACATGCAGAACCATCAAACTTTTGCGTAGCAATAGCTTTTCCATCAAAAACCCAATTGTTTTCAGGATTAATTTCGTTAATAACTCTTCCTAAATTATTTATATCTTTTTTGAATAATGTACTTATCTTTTTCATTTTTAATTGCTTTAATGGCAAAAGCTCTTATTCATTGGCATCAATCCCAAACTATACTTTTGCTGAATTTAATTCTTCTTTCACAATATCAATCACTAAAGAATTCAACTTTTTGTTGATCCTTTTCTGTTCTTCTTTTTCAATGGTTGTAAAAACTGCCGGAAAATCTTTTTCAAAATCTTCTAAAATGTCCTGCGCAAAAAGACCAATCACTTTTCCTATCATTTTAGGTTCGAATTCGCCGATTTTGCTCACCACATTATTCAAACGGTTCACTGTTGCGTATCTCTGGATTTCGTTCCAGATATTTTGAGCAGTTTCACTGAAATCAAGCTTTTTTTGAACAATTTTATCTTGTTTTTTGACCATTTTAGACTTTTCGATCCACTTTTCATTTTTATTTTTAAGAATGACTCTGGCTCCGTTTCCAAAATATCTGGTTTTTAGAGTTTTGATAATGGTTCCTTCACACATGTTATTCATTTCCGGTAATCCTAACCAGGTTGGGATTTTAGAATTGAAAACATTCGGGAACATCAAAGCTTCTTCTAAAGTTCCTTCAAATAAGGTTTTAGCATAGAAAAATCCGGTCTCCTCAAAAATTGAGTTGGCAATATCCGTATCCAAATAAGTAACCCCATTCAAGTTAATATCGAATGCATAAAAATCGTTGTAAGGTGCATATTCAATTCCTGCCTGCACTTTTATTGCGTCTTTTACGGGTTCTACTTCTTTATGTTTGTAACCGCCGCCGAACAATTCACCGTAGATGACTACAGTTTCAATATCCGGATATATTGTCTTCACTTTTTGAAACAAATTAATTACATTTTTTCTGTATTGTTCCAAAATTTTGTGTGCATTATAAAATTTCTCCTCTTTCTCAATGAAAGCTGTTCTTTTGGCGATTTTAATTTCCTTTCCGTCGGTAAAGAAAGAGAAATTAGCTCCATGAACTTTTTCCTGCACGATGAAAACCTCATCTCCAAAGCCCTGCATCTTGATCTGATCGATCATTCGGCTCTGGTAAGCATTTTCTATAGAGTTATATGTTTTGAAAATCATTTTTTTAGTTTTTTAAAGTTTTTTAAAAGCCTTTATATATTCTCCTTTCCTACGGGATTCAT of the Chryseobacterium capnotolerans genome contains:
- a CDS encoding 3'-5' exonuclease, giving the protein MKTTENILIIDLEATCWEKYPPRGQESEIIEIGVCIMNTKTGKISQNEGILIKPQYSKVSPFCTELTTLTQNMLDTEGIMLDDAFDILRAEYDSEDLTWASYGNYDLNMLQNQARRFYLDYPLSDDHINVKTLFGQTHPTIRKSVGMQRALNELGFKLDGTHHRGVDDARNIAKILHWCLQHN
- a CDS encoding 3'-5' exonuclease, yielding MKTTNEIIIVDLEATCWDNDRIPIGQKVDIIEMGICKLNLISNTISQKQSIYVIPERSEINRFCTKLTGITPQLIEEKGIYFEEACEKIRGEYNPEALTWAGYGNFDREQIIEQCDWLGIENPFSGQYLNVMYEFKRHFRLYKSIGLKRALDHLKMNFDGNHHSGADDAYNTAKILNKILE
- a CDS encoding metallophosphoesterase family protein, translating into MKPNIFFTADHHFGHENIIKFSERPFESMEHMNQELIKRWNERINPGDTVYHLGDFSLGKPDFTKEILDQLNGNIHLIKGNHEGAALTYPKRFASIRDYHELKIDEPDNSNGKQKIILFHYAMRTWNGSHRGVWQLYGHSHGTLPDDEMALSFDVGVDCHDFYPISYEEVKEIMKKKKWTPPFAPRE
- a CDS encoding peptidase gives rise to the protein MLQAEIKSLLKEDISILIKVPNSAKHYLCDCGEASLLTVKEAQAISAILISHTHIDHFSNFDGIFRHQIGSGEKVVICGPKNIHQQIEARLKSYTWNLIAEDAIEYEIREIVSKEEINVYTLRPPYWNLEFVKTQDFLFEDEYVNVDFAILDHKTDSIAYLFKERDSITFHENASDFKKGKWISELKVAFENNDSDKEIEIEGTLYKASDLFHLLTRNEGYKLGVIMDHAADEDNYKKIKEVFNDADKVYIETFYKDSDQEFAKINYHSFASASGKIMKECKVKEAVPIHFSRRYTENDQQEIETAFYQAFQN
- a CDS encoding DUF5565 family protein produces the protein MKKISTLFKKDINNLGRVINEINPENNWVFDGKAIATQKFDGSACAVINGKLYKRYDAKKGKTAPEGAIPCQEADLTTGHHPHWVECSMEKKDDQYFWEGFNALAESGKVEEGTYELIGEKVQGNPENIKGHLLVKHGNNILSLESLDFECIKNFLSNPENNMEGIVFHHTADNRMCKIRKSDFGIHRKAIKELIV
- a CDS encoding RNA ligase, Rnl2 family, translating into MIFKTYNSIENAYQSRMIDQIKMQGFGDEVFIVQEKVHGANFSFFTDGKEIKIAKRTAFIEKEEKFYNAHKILEQYRKNVINLFQKVKTIYPDIETVVIYGELFGGGYKHKEVEPVKDAIKVQAGIEYAPYNDFYAFDINLNGVTYLDTDIANSIFEETGFFYAKTLFEGTLEEALMFPNVFNSKIPTWLGLPEMNNMCEGTIIKTLKTRYFGNGARVILKNKNEKWIEKSKMVKKQDKIVQKKLDFSETAQNIWNEIQRYATVNRLNNVVSKIGEFEPKMIGKVIGLFAQDILEDFEKDFPAVFTTIEKEEQKRINKKLNSLVIDIVKEELNSAKV